From Nonlabens sp. Ci31, the proteins below share one genomic window:
- the recQ gene encoding DNA helicase RecQ has protein sequence MKKLELLKKYFGYDSFRPLQEQVIDDVIAGKDLMVVMPTGGGKSMCFQLPSLLLDGITLVVSPLIALMKDQVDALRANGIPASYFNSSQDATQQQEMLEELRSGSLKLVYVAPESIGLLNNHLQEIPVSLIAVDEAHCISTWGHDFRPAYTQLAYFKTSFPDANLIALTATADRATRADIKKQLGIQNAQEYVSSFDRPNLTLEVRPGNNRLQQMRRFLQKNKDESGIIYCLSRKTCESVASKITAYGYDAAAYHAGLSHEERVSVQEKFIKDDLKIVCATVAFGMGIDKSNVRFVLHYNMPKNIEGYYQEIGRAGRDGIDSHALLFHSYADVIQLRKFAEGSGNSEVQIAKLERMKQFAEALTCRRKMLLSYFNEYLDEDCGNCDVCLNKPDFFDATLSAQKALSAVIRTGEKASLNLLIDVLRGAQNAAVIESGFQQIKTYGAGKEISWNDWQQYIVQMINQGLIEIAFHEFNHLKMTPQGKEVLFDGRKVSLAVIPKPEELAAKRAQKTQEELPTEVNRDLYEALRKTRLQLANAGNLAPYMVFSDATLKDMAARIPLDDNEFADITGVGSHKHDTYGVPFLKMISEFKDCRTDDFVYREEIVKPKSTKKKVSGPKKDTVMESVKLFWDGKTIKDISEIRGFQPSTIMAHLTKRYESHNDIDLEKLIDGKDYDLIAADFEQIKDQESLKMVFEHFDGKIDYGSLRIGLSLLKEKMGV, from the coding sequence ATGAAAAAATTAGAACTCCTTAAAAAGTATTTCGGTTACGATAGTTTCCGACCATTGCAAGAACAAGTTATAGACGATGTTATTGCTGGTAAAGACCTCATGGTGGTCATGCCTACAGGCGGAGGGAAGTCTATGTGTTTCCAATTACCTTCCTTATTATTGGATGGCATTACCTTAGTCGTATCTCCATTAATCGCCTTGATGAAAGATCAAGTAGATGCGCTGCGAGCTAATGGTATCCCTGCTTCTTATTTTAACAGCTCACAAGACGCTACACAGCAACAAGAAATGCTAGAAGAACTGCGATCTGGAAGCTTAAAACTTGTATACGTAGCCCCAGAAAGTATAGGACTGCTCAACAATCATTTGCAAGAAATACCCGTTTCTTTGATTGCGGTAGATGAAGCGCACTGCATTTCTACATGGGGACATGATTTTAGACCCGCCTACACACAACTGGCTTATTTTAAAACTAGTTTTCCAGACGCAAATCTCATTGCACTTACAGCCACTGCAGACCGTGCCACAAGAGCCGATATTAAAAAACAACTGGGCATTCAAAATGCACAGGAATATGTCTCCTCTTTTGACCGACCTAATTTGACCTTAGAAGTACGACCAGGAAACAATCGCTTGCAGCAAATGCGGCGTTTTTTACAAAAGAACAAAGACGAATCTGGAATTATTTATTGTTTGAGTAGAAAAACTTGTGAATCCGTAGCCAGTAAAATTACTGCATACGGTTATGACGCAGCAGCCTACCATGCTGGCTTAAGCCATGAAGAACGAGTAAGTGTACAAGAAAAGTTCATTAAAGACGACCTTAAAATAGTTTGTGCGACAGTTGCCTTTGGTATGGGAATCGATAAATCCAATGTGCGCTTTGTCTTGCATTACAACATGCCTAAAAATATTGAAGGGTACTATCAAGAAATAGGTCGTGCTGGTCGTGATGGTATCGATTCTCATGCATTACTGTTTCATAGTTATGCTGACGTGATCCAACTGCGCAAGTTTGCTGAAGGAAGTGGAAACTCAGAAGTTCAAATTGCAAAGCTGGAACGCATGAAGCAATTTGCTGAAGCCTTAACTTGTAGAAGAAAGATGTTGCTTTCTTACTTTAATGAATATCTAGACGAAGACTGCGGTAATTGCGATGTTTGCCTCAATAAACCAGACTTTTTTGACGCTACGTTGTCCGCACAAAAAGCTTTGAGTGCGGTTATTAGAACTGGAGAAAAAGCATCTCTTAACCTACTCATAGATGTGTTGCGTGGAGCGCAAAATGCAGCGGTTATAGAAAGTGGGTTCCAGCAAATCAAAACCTATGGTGCTGGAAAAGAAATCTCTTGGAACGACTGGCAACAATATATTGTGCAAATGATCAATCAAGGACTGATAGAAATTGCTTTCCACGAATTCAATCATTTAAAGATGACTCCTCAAGGTAAAGAAGTGCTTTTTGATGGACGCAAAGTGTCACTCGCAGTGATTCCTAAACCTGAAGAACTGGCTGCCAAAAGAGCTCAAAAAACTCAAGAAGAATTACCTACCGAAGTCAATCGCGATCTTTATGAAGCATTGCGTAAAACTAGATTACAACTCGCTAACGCCGGTAATCTTGCTCCATATATGGTTTTTAGTGATGCAACACTAAAGGATATGGCTGCTAGAATCCCACTAGACGATAATGAATTTGCAGATATTACTGGTGTAGGAAGCCATAAGCACGATACGTATGGAGTACCGTTTCTTAAAATGATCTCTGAATTCAAAGATTGCCGTACCGATGATTTCGTCTATAGAGAGGAAATCGTAAAGCCTAAGAGCACCAAGAAAAAAGTATCTGGCCCTAAAAAGGATACGGTTATGGAAAGTGTCAAGCTTTTTTGGGATGGAAAAACGATCAAAGACATCTCTGAAATAAGAGGCTTTCAACCTTCAACTATTATGGCGCACCTGACTAAAAGGTATGAATCCCATAACGATATCGACTTAGAGAAATTGATCGACGGTAAAGATTACGACCTTATCGCAGCTGACTTTGAACAAATAAAAGATCAAGAAAGCCTCAAAATGGTTTTTGAGCATTTTGACGGTAAGATAGACTATGGATCACTGCGCATAGGACTTTCTTTATTAAAAGAAAAAATGGGGGTTTAA
- a CDS encoding IS982 family transposase, whose product MITDHKVIEIYCQIDDFMIDYDAVIKNAGIISDRRLKLRKRKFRMSDSEVMTMMVLFHLKSYRNLKEFYSTYVCKHMQDFFPKTVSYNRFVELQKRVIQPLSVYLKLRGLGKCTGISFIDSTPLKVSHIKREKQHKVFKGIVEKSFGTMGWYYGFKLHLIANDKGELFDFLITKANVDDRQPLKDKSFHDKVFGKIYGDKGYLGKDLFDKLFTDGIHLVTKLRKNMKQKKQEFMDRVILRKRAVIESINDVLKNICYIEHSRHRSFDNFIANLIAGLTAYSFLDSKPSVKIQNMLPNIGIS is encoded by the coding sequence ATGATCACTGACCACAAAGTTATTGAAATATATTGTCAAATTGACGATTTTATGATTGATTATGATGCTGTTATTAAAAATGCAGGCATAATATCCGATCGTAGGCTCAAATTACGTAAAAGAAAGTTTAGAATGTCTGATAGTGAAGTCATGACTATGATGGTGCTTTTTCACTTAAAGTCTTATCGTAATCTTAAAGAATTTTATTCCACTTATGTATGCAAACACATGCAGGATTTCTTTCCAAAAACAGTTTCATACAATCGATTTGTTGAATTACAAAAACGTGTCATTCAACCATTATCAGTCTATCTTAAATTAAGAGGGTTAGGTAAGTGTACTGGTATATCTTTTATTGATTCTACACCTCTTAAAGTATCTCATATCAAACGTGAGAAACAACATAAAGTGTTCAAGGGGATTGTTGAGAAAAGCTTTGGAACAATGGGTTGGTATTACGGCTTCAAACTACATTTAATAGCTAATGATAAAGGCGAATTATTTGATTTTCTGATAACTAAAGCAAATGTAGATGATAGACAGCCTCTAAAAGACAAAAGTTTCCACGATAAGGTGTTTGGAAAAATCTATGGTGATAAAGGTTATCTAGGCAAGGATCTTTTTGATAAACTATTTACCGATGGTATTCATCTAGTGACAAAACTCAGAAAGAATATGAAGCAGAAAAAACAAGAATTTATGGACAGAGTAATCTTAAGAAAAAGAGCTGTAATAGAGTCCATAAATGATGTGCTTAAAAACATTTGTTATATAGAACATTCAAGACACAGATCTTTTGATAATTTCATAGCAAATTTAATCGCTGGTCTTACAGCTTATTCTTTTTTAGACTCAAAACCATCAGTGAAAATCCAAAATATGCTACCTAACATTGGAATCTCTTAG
- a CDS encoding acyl-ACP desaturase yields MNKPLKNIRIEVMQSLESKVESFMDEYLIPVDKIWQPSDFLPNSQEDSFFEEVRELRELAKELPYDFWVALVGDTITEEALPTYESWLMDVEGINQVEGKGNSWSKWVRQWTGEENRHGDTLNKYLYLSGRVNMRQVEITTHHLITDGFDIGTDRDPYKNFIYTTFQELATYVSHNRVAKLARGYGNTALSKMCRIISGDEMRHHKAYSTFVTEIFKVDASNMMIAFKEMMVHKIVMPAMFLRESGQSIGAAFEDFSNSAQRIGVYTAQDYIDIMQKLIEQWDIANMTNLTEEAEKARDYLMKLPARMERVSQRIKIPEEAAKFSWVNEPVVG; encoded by the coding sequence ATGAATAAACCACTTAAAAATATACGCATTGAGGTGATGCAATCACTGGAAAGCAAAGTAGAATCTTTTATGGATGAATACTTAATTCCAGTAGATAAAATTTGGCAACCCTCTGATTTTTTACCTAATTCTCAAGAAGACTCTTTTTTTGAAGAAGTGCGAGAATTAAGAGAGCTAGCTAAAGAACTGCCTTATGATTTTTGGGTAGCACTTGTAGGGGATACGATCACTGAGGAAGCATTACCTACTTATGAATCTTGGTTAATGGATGTAGAAGGTATTAACCAAGTCGAAGGAAAAGGAAATAGTTGGTCCAAATGGGTACGCCAGTGGACTGGTGAAGAAAACCGTCATGGTGATACACTCAACAAATATTTGTACCTATCTGGTCGCGTGAATATGCGTCAAGTAGAAATTACAACCCATCACTTGATTACTGATGGTTTTGATATAGGTACAGATCGCGATCCTTATAAGAACTTCATTTATACTACTTTTCAGGAACTTGCAACTTATGTTTCTCACAACCGTGTGGCAAAATTAGCACGTGGCTATGGAAACACAGCTCTATCTAAAATGTGCCGCATCATCTCTGGAGATGAAATGCGTCACCACAAAGCTTACAGTACATTTGTAACTGAGATTTTTAAGGTAGACGCTAGTAATATGATGATCGCTTTTAAGGAAATGATGGTTCACAAAATTGTAATGCCAGCCATGTTCCTTAGAGAATCAGGACAGTCTATAGGAGCAGCTTTTGAAGACTTTTCAAACAGTGCACAGCGTATAGGTGTTTACACCGCTCAAGACTATATAGATATCATGCAAAAGCTGATTGAACAATGGGATATTGCTAACATGACCAACCTTACTGAAGAAGCAGAAAAAGCACGTGATTATTTAATGAAGCTTCCTGCTCGTATGGAACGCGTTTCACAACGTATTAAGATACCTGAAGAGGCGGCCAAATTTAGTTGGGTGAATGAGCCTGTTGTAGGCTAA
- a CDS encoding lysophospholipid acyltransferase family protein: MQKIISYPLTVIHIIVFFLLLLIFHPIQMISYKLGGYNAHRKSVYILNWFLMQSQLPLFNTFNITYKTDLPPGPSYIFVCNHQSMFDIPPLIYYLRHYHAKFIAKKELAKGIPSISLNLRIGENCSIDRKDRKQAIMALIKFAKNVHEKKRSVVIFAEGTRSRTGVPKPFQTNGLKTIFKYVPDAVVVPVTVNNSWKIDRYGKFPYGIGNKIELRIHEPIPIQGRDHDELILETQEVVHNSITSTAFKS, translated from the coding sequence ATGCAAAAAATTATTTCTTACCCGTTAACGGTCATACACATCATCGTTTTCTTTTTGTTGTTGCTTATTTTCCATCCTATACAGATGATCTCTTATAAGCTAGGGGGCTATAATGCTCACCGTAAAAGCGTTTATATTCTCAACTGGTTTTTAATGCAGTCCCAATTACCTTTGTTCAATACTTTTAATATTACGTATAAAACTGATTTGCCCCCAGGCCCATCTTATATTTTTGTGTGCAACCACCAGAGCATGTTTGATATTCCGCCATTAATTTACTATCTTAGACATTATCATGCAAAATTCATCGCTAAAAAAGAACTGGCAAAAGGGATTCCTAGTATCTCCTTAAATTTAAGAATAGGAGAAAACTGTTCTATAGATCGTAAGGATCGCAAACAAGCCATTATGGCTTTGATCAAATTTGCAAAAAACGTGCATGAAAAAAAACGCAGCGTGGTGATTTTTGCAGAAGGTACTCGCAGCAGGACGGGAGTTCCTAAACCTTTCCAGACGAACGGTTTAAAAACTATATTTAAATATGTACCAGATGCTGTAGTTGTTCCGGTGACGGTGAACAATAGCTGGAAAATAGACCGTTACGGTAAGTTTCCTTATGGTATAGGTAATAAAATAGAGCTTAGGATTCACGAGCCTATTCCTATTCAAGGAAGAGATCACGATGAGTTAATTTTAGAAACACAAGAAGTAGTTCACAACAGCATTACTTCCACTGCGTTTAAGAGTTAG
- a CDS encoding BrxA/BrxB family bacilliredoxin: protein MYPAELVQPMRDDLGTAGFEHLYTENDVKEALSKAGTTLVVVNSVCGCAAANARPGAKMSLDNAKKPDHIVTVFAGVDRDAVDAARAAMIPFPPSSPSMALFKNGELVHMLERHHIEGRPAEMIAENLKESYNENC, encoded by the coding sequence ATGTACCCAGCAGAATTAGTTCAACCGATGCGTGACGATTTAGGCACCGCGGGATTTGAACACTTATATACAGAAAACGACGTAAAAGAAGCACTAAGCAAAGCAGGAACTACTCTAGTAGTGGTGAATTCAGTTTGTGGTTGCGCTGCTGCAAATGCACGTCCAGGAGCAAAAATGTCTTTAGATAATGCAAAAAAACCAGATCATATCGTGACGGTTTTTGCAGGAGTAGACCGCGACGCAGTAGATGCAGCGAGAGCAGCGATGATTCCTTTTCCACCTAGCTCGCCTAGTATGGCTTTGTTCAAGAACGGTGAATTAGTGCACATGTTAGAGCGCCACCATATCGAAGGAAGACCAGCTGAAATGATTGCTGAAAACTTGAAAGAATCTTACAACGAGAACTGTTAA
- a CDS encoding sensor histidine kinase codes for MKFTSNKNIYRWIMIVVAVMITSLILWNTYDFFQQLKENERKNIQEFGISQKDLANQGLGADLGELGFTVASNTTTVPMIVIDYKGGIETRNLPENIRDDQQKIKELIEIYKQENDPIVTQFEGKPFSTIYYGNSDIITKTKYYPMALVIIMLLFFFVIWFFYRSNKAGEQNKLWAGMAKESAHQIGTPLSSLVGWTTILKETNVDPSYIVEMEKDINRLKMITDRFSKIGSIPKLIEVDIVDQTQKATDYIANRSSKLVKFEIDLPDQPIQVKLNEPLFEWVIENLIKNGIDAMKGKGTISIYLKADVYNVFIQIKDTGKGIPKRQWNQVFKPGFTTKRRGWGLGLSLAKRIIKDYHNGKIRVIESKKDQGTTFEITLNKI; via the coding sequence ATGAAATTTACTTCAAATAAAAATATCTATAGATGGATCATGATTGTCGTAGCGGTAATGATTACCTCCTTAATTTTATGGAACACGTATGATTTTTTCCAGCAATTAAAGGAGAATGAACGTAAAAACATTCAGGAATTTGGAATCTCTCAAAAGGATCTTGCTAATCAAGGATTGGGTGCAGATTTAGGAGAATTAGGCTTTACTGTAGCTAGTAATACCACCACAGTACCTATGATTGTAATTGATTATAAAGGAGGAATAGAGACACGTAACCTCCCTGAAAACATAAGGGATGACCAACAAAAGATAAAAGAGTTAATTGAAATTTACAAACAGGAAAACGACCCTATTGTAACTCAATTTGAAGGCAAGCCCTTCAGCACTATATACTACGGTAATAGTGACATAATAACAAAGACCAAATATTATCCTATGGCTTTGGTCATTATTATGTTATTGTTCTTTTTTGTTATTTGGTTTTTTTATAGGTCCAACAAAGCAGGCGAGCAAAACAAACTTTGGGCTGGTATGGCTAAAGAAAGTGCTCATCAAATAGGAACGCCACTTTCTTCTCTTGTAGGCTGGACTACCATTTTAAAAGAAACTAATGTTGACCCATCCTATATCGTTGAAATGGAAAAAGACATCAACCGTCTTAAAATGATTACTGATCGATTTTCTAAAATCGGTTCCATCCCAAAACTCATCGAAGTAGATATAGTAGATCAAACTCAAAAAGCAACTGATTACATTGCAAATAGGTCTTCAAAACTGGTCAAATTTGAAATCGATCTACCCGATCAACCTATACAAGTCAAGTTAAATGAACCCCTATTTGAATGGGTGATAGAAAACCTCATTAAAAACGGTATTGATGCAATGAAAGGAAAAGGAACGATTTCCATATACCTTAAAGCAGATGTATACAACGTTTTTATCCAAATAAAGGACACTGGTAAAGGAATTCCAAAAAGGCAATGGAATCAAGTTTTCAAACCTGGCTTTACAACAAAAAGAAGAGGTTGGGGTCTAGGATTGTCTCTAGCCAAACGTATTATCAAAGATTACCACAATGGTAAAATACGTGTTATAGAAAGTAAAAAGGACCAAGGAACTACCTTTGAGATCACATTAAATAAAATCTAG
- a CDS encoding sensor histidine kinase: MRLYTNSLRNRIFFSMMVLTIIASVLIAGMSIYQFQEQAKDYHEKRLFRKEQAIKENISYVIEKTDFEVTTDNLKNIFKDEIYGLSAVHEMPIYMHDLQGRLRKSSKAQFVSDSLHIQISNRILKKLRDSEDGRYVEKFETDGQSYRSSYSYLTDNQFKNIAILNLPYIENDDFMSYELEEFLKRLGLVYALMFFISIVLGYFLARYITRSIRSISDNLKQLDISKRNRKLEIDHKGTEEINTLVESYNKMVDELEESAVKLATSEREQAWREMAKQVAHEIKNPLTPMRLTVQSFQRRFDPTDPESKEKLNEYSNSLIEQIDVMSNISSAFSTYATMPAQKNEETDVCMVTQLALDIFNESNIYYTEDADSLKAVFDRTQLIRVVTNLVKNAIQASHPDRENKIVVSVKHDEKKIYLTVSDKGTGVFADHEKKIFEPKFTTKNSGMGLGLAMVKQIVENFKGTIHMKTSYGEGTIFTVTLPRT; encoded by the coding sequence ATGAGATTGTATACAAATAGCCTTAGAAATCGCATCTTTTTTTCCATGATGGTGCTCACCATTATTGCGAGTGTCCTGATTGCCGGAATGTCCATCTATCAATTTCAAGAACAAGCCAAAGATTATCATGAAAAAAGACTGTTTCGTAAAGAACAGGCGATTAAAGAAAATATATCCTACGTCATTGAAAAAACAGATTTTGAGGTCACCACAGACAACCTTAAAAATATTTTCAAAGATGAAATTTATGGATTAAGTGCCGTCCATGAGATGCCCATTTATATGCATGACCTTCAAGGACGTCTCAGAAAAAGTTCTAAAGCACAATTTGTAAGCGATAGCCTACACATTCAGATCTCTAACCGTATTTTAAAAAAATTAAGAGATTCTGAAGATGGCCGTTATGTAGAGAAGTTTGAAACGGATGGGCAAAGTTATCGATCCAGTTATTCCTATCTAACAGATAATCAATTTAAAAACATAGCCATTCTCAATCTTCCTTATATTGAGAACGACGACTTTATGAGCTATGAACTTGAGGAGTTTTTAAAAAGACTCGGCTTAGTTTATGCCTTGATGTTTTTCATTTCGATTGTACTCGGTTATTTCTTAGCAAGGTATATTACCAGATCTATTAGAAGTATATCTGATAATTTAAAACAGCTGGATATATCAAAACGCAATCGCAAATTAGAAATAGATCATAAAGGGACAGAAGAAATTAATACGCTCGTAGAGTCCTATAATAAAATGGTAGATGAGCTAGAAGAAAGTGCCGTAAAACTCGCTACCAGTGAAAGGGAACAAGCATGGAGAGAAATGGCAAAACAAGTGGCACACGAGATTAAAAATCCGCTCACGCCCATGAGACTTACCGTTCAAAGCTTTCAAAGAAGATTTGATCCAACTGACCCGGAGTCCAAAGAAAAACTTAATGAATACTCCAACTCTTTAATCGAGCAAATCGATGTAATGAGCAATATATCAAGCGCTTTTTCTACCTATGCGACTATGCCTGCACAAAAAAATGAGGAAACTGATGTGTGTATGGTTACTCAGTTGGCACTGGATATTTTTAATGAGTCTAATATTTATTACACAGAAGATGCCGATTCCTTGAAAGCGGTATTTGATAGAACCCAGTTGATACGTGTGGTGACTAACTTGGTTAAAAATGCGATCCAGGCCAGTCATCCAGATCGTGAAAATAAAATTGTAGTTTCTGTTAAACATGATGAGAAGAAGATTTATCTCACCGTATCAGATAAAGGAACTGGTGTGTTTGCAGATCATGAAAAGAAAATATTTGAACCTAAGTTTACTACAAAAAACAGCGGTATGGGATTAGGTCTTGCCATGGTGAAACAAATCGTAGAAAATTTTAAGGGTACCATTCATATGAAAACTAGTTACGGAGAAGGAACAATATTTACTGTTACTTTACCTAGAACCTAG
- a CDS encoding RNA methyltransferase — MKIDNLEQGYYGIGIMNGKTPENLGVLWRTAQNLGANFIFTIGKRYAKQACDTHNAVGAIPYFHYKSFDDFYTHLPKGAMIVGIELTDTAMPLEEFKHPRNCVYLLGAEDHGLTNEALAKSQHIIKFHTPKSLNVAVAGSIIMYDRSVKGTSIYLDGKAV, encoded by the coding sequence ATGAAAATAGATAATCTCGAGCAAGGATATTACGGTATTGGAATTATGAATGGCAAGACTCCAGAAAATCTAGGCGTTTTATGGCGTACAGCTCAAAATCTAGGAGCTAATTTTATCTTTACGATTGGGAAGCGCTATGCAAAACAAGCCTGCGACACCCATAATGCAGTAGGTGCTATTCCATATTTTCACTACAAAAGCTTTGATGATTTTTACACTCATTTACCTAAAGGCGCTATGATCGTAGGTATCGAATTAACTGATACTGCAATGCCGCTAGAAGAGTTTAAGCACCCACGTAATTGCGTCTATTTACTAGGTGCAGAAGATCATGGACTCACTAATGAGGCGCTAGCAAAATCGCAACATATTATTAAATTCCATACTCCTAAGAGCCTTAACGTAGCTGTTGCGGGCAGCATCATCATGTATGATAGAAGCGTAAAAGGAACCAGTATTTATCTGGATGGGAAAGCAGTATAA
- a CDS encoding OmpH family outer membrane protein, which produces MKQVKTLIAVITFIFAGIQLGQAQDAQPTKLCHVASQELVESMPSAIAADKQLRNLAKTYETKLTAMDKELKTRYQTAQEAAPQRTQEENERILAELAEGQKKLEEYYQNSQKAMGQKRTDLLKPLYKQVREAIFKVAREKGFDYVLDSTTGTGIIMADGYDLTKDVKAELGVK; this is translated from the coding sequence ATGAAACAAGTAAAAACCCTAATAGCAGTAATCACATTCATCTTTGCAGGTATCCAGCTAGGTCAGGCACAAGATGCACAACCTACAAAGTTATGTCACGTAGCTTCTCAAGAGTTAGTAGAATCGATGCCTAGCGCTATCGCAGCTGACAAGCAGTTGAGAAACCTTGCAAAAACTTACGAAACTAAGTTGACAGCGATGGATAAAGAATTGAAGACGAGATATCAGACTGCACAAGAAGCTGCTCCACAAAGAACTCAGGAAGAAAACGAAAGAATACTTGCCGAGCTTGCAGAAGGTCAGAAGAAGTTAGAAGAGTATTATCAAAACTCACAAAAAGCTATGGGTCAGAAAAGAACCGACCTATTAAAGCCTCTTTACAAACAAGTAAGAGAAGCTATATTTAAAGTAGCTCGTGAAAAAGGTTTTGATTATGTATTAGATTCTACCACAGGAACAGGTATCATCATGGCTGACGGTTATGATCTTACTAAAGACGTAAAAGCAGAGTTAGGTGTAAAATAA
- a CDS encoding OmpH family outer membrane protein, producing MKNRILIISIAAFFSLAFAKAQRGARVGYIDMEYILESVPEYQEASKQLEQKMQKWKGEIDQMANEISRMKASLQNEQVLLTKELIEEKEEDIALKEQELAEYQQKRFGAQGDFLLQKQQLIQPVQDQVFNEIQKIGKQRKYDFLVDSSDIALLYSAERHDLSDQVLRAIGRAGKKREADQKQEDKAEPYLSVQEAEQKEEKEQAREDKKEEMQQVISDRDAARNEQKRIRDSTRAVKAAEYKERRDKMLEDRKQRRDSIIEVRAAAVAKRKEEAEARKAENNKKSSPDGE from the coding sequence ATGAAAAATAGGATTTTAATTATCAGTATAGCAGCCTTTTTTAGTCTCGCTTTCGCGAAAGCGCAAAGAGGAGCAAGGGTAGGGTACATAGACATGGAGTATATTCTTGAAAGTGTACCAGAGTATCAAGAGGCTTCAAAACAACTGGAGCAAAAAATGCAAAAGTGGAAAGGAGAGATTGATCAAATGGCAAATGAAATTTCTCGAATGAAAGCCTCTCTTCAAAATGAGCAAGTCCTTCTTACCAAAGAGCTTATTGAAGAAAAAGAAGAAGATATTGCCCTAAAAGAACAGGAACTTGCAGAATATCAACAAAAAAGATTTGGAGCACAAGGCGACTTTTTGTTACAAAAACAACAATTAATACAGCCAGTACAAGATCAAGTTTTTAATGAAATTCAAAAAATAGGAAAGCAAAGAAAATATGATTTTTTAGTAGATAGTTCTGATATTGCACTTTTGTATAGCGCAGAGCGTCACGACTTGAGTGATCAAGTTTTAAGAGCAATAGGAAGAGCAGGGAAGAAAAGAGAGGCAGATCAGAAACAAGAGGATAAAGCTGAGCCATACTTATCTGTACAAGAAGCAGAGCAAAAGGAAGAAAAAGAACAAGCTAGAGAAGACAAAAAAGAAGAAATGCAACAAGTTATTTCTGATCGTGATGCAGCCCGCAATGAACAAAAAAGAATACGGGACTCAACGAGAGCTGTAAAAGCTGCTGAATATAAAGAGCGTAGAGATAAAATGCTGGAAGACCGCAAGCAAAGGAGAGACAGTATTATTGAGGTTAGAGCCGCCGCAGTAGCAAAAAGAAAAGAAGAAGCAGAAGCTAGAAAAGCAGAAAACAATAAGAAAAGCTCACCTGACGGTGAATAA